In one window of Bos taurus isolate L1 Dominette 01449 registration number 42190680 breed Hereford chromosome 15, ARS-UCD2.0, whole genome shotgun sequence DNA:
- the OR5P3 gene encoding olfactory receptor family 5 subfamily P member 3 yields MGTGNYTTVTEFIILGLAENTTVCAILFIVFLGIYLVTLMGNISLIMLIRSSPQLHTPMYLFLCHLAFVDIGYSSSVTPVMLMGFLRKGTSIQVAGCVAQLCSVVTFGTAECFLLAAMAYDRYAAICLPLLYSTHMSPRIFILLVGASYLGGCVNAWTFTGCLLSLSFCGSNKVNHFFCDYSPLWKLSCSHDFTSEIIPAISSGSIIVATVFIIALSYIYILFSILKMRSTEGRRKAFSTCTSHLTAVTLFYGTITFIYVMPKSSYSAEQNKVVSVFYTVIIPMLNPLIYSLRNKEVKEAMTKLMARTHWWS; encoded by the coding sequence ATGGGGACTGGAAACTATACAACTGTGACAGAGTTCATTATTTTGGGGTTAGCGGAGAATACTACAGTTTGtgccattttatttattgtgtttttgGGAATCTATCTGGTTACCTTAATGGGTAATATCAGCTTAATCATGTTAATCAGAAGCAGCCCTCAGCTTCACACCCCAATGTACCTTTTCCTCTGCCATTTGGCCTTTGTGGACATTGGGTACTCCTCATCAGTCACACCTGTCATGCTCATGGGCTTCCTCAGGAAAGGAACTTCTATCCAAGTTGCTGGTTGTGTTGCTCAGCTCTGTTCTGTGGTCACATTTGGGACAGCTGAGTGCTTCCTGCTGGCtgccatggcctatgaccgctatgcgGCCATCTGCTTGCCCCTGCTCTACTCCACCCACATGTCCCCCAGAATCTTCATTCTCTTAGTGGGGGCTTCCTATCTAGGTGGGTGTGTGAATGCTTGGACATTCACTGGCTGTTTGTTAAGCCTGTCCTTTTGTGGATCAAATAAAGTCAATCACTTTTTCTGTGATTATTCACCACTTTGGAAACTTTCTTGTTCTCATGATTTTACTTCTGAAATAATTCCAGCCATCTCTTCTGGCTCAATTATTGTAGCCACTGTGTTTATCATTGCTCTCTCTTACATCTACATCCTTTTCTCAATCCTGAAGATGCGTTCCACTGAGGGGCGGcgcaaagccttctccacctgcacGTCTCACCTCACAGCAGTTACTCTGTTCTATGGGACCATCACATTCATTTATGTGATGCCCAAGTCCAGCTACTCAGCTGAACAAAACAAAGTGGTGTCTGTGTTCTACACAGTCATAATCCCCATGTTGAACCCCCTCATCTACAGTCTCAGAAACAAGGAGGTTAAAGAGGCCATGACAAAATTAATGGCTAGAACACATTGGTGGTCCTAA
- the OR5P6 gene encoding olfactory receptor family 5 subfamily P member 6 produces the protein MDSLGHGNSTAMTGFMLLGLTNDPVLRIILFMIILCIYLVTICGNLSTIILIRISSQLHHPMYFFLSHLAFADIGYSSSVTPNMLVNFLVETNTISYPGCAVQLGSVVFFGSSECFLLAAMAYDRFVAICSPLLYSTKMSTQVYVQLLTVAYVAGFLNACSVTICFYFLLFCGPNQINHFFCDFAPLVELSCSDISIPAAVPSFTAGSIVVITVTVIAVSYTYILITVLRMHSTKGRHKAFSTCTSHLTAVTLFYGTITFIYVMPKSSYSTDQNKVVSVFYMVVIPMLNPLIYSLRNNEIKGALKRELC, from the coding sequence ATGGATTCCCTGGGGCATGGGAACAGTACTGCAATGACAGGGTTCATGTTACTGGGCTTAACAAATGATCCAGTCCTTCGAATCATCCTCTTCATGATCATCCTCTGTATCTACCTGGTGACCATATGTGGGAATCTCAGCACAATCATTCTTATCAGAATCTCTTCTCAGCTCCATCatcccatgtatttttttttgagCCACTTGGCCTTTGCTGACATAGGCTATTCATCTTCTGTTACACCCAATATGCTTGTAAACTTCCTGGTGGAGACAAATACCATCTCCTATCCTGGATGTGCAGTCCAGCTTGGTTCCGTTGTTTTCTTTGGGTCATCTGAGTGCTTCCTTTTGGCTGCCATGGCATATGATCGCTTCGTGGCAATTTGCAGCCCGCTACTATATTCTACCAAAATGTCCACACAAGTTTATGTTCAGTTACTCACAGTGGCTTATGTAGCTGGTTTTCTCAATGCTTGCTCTGTTACtatttgcttctattttttacttttctgtggACCAAATCAAATCAAtcattttttctgtgattttgctCCTTTGGTGGAACTCTCCTGTTCTGACATCAGTATCCCTGCAGCTGTCCCCTCATTTACGGCTGGCTCCATCGTTGTGATCACAGTGACTGTCATAGCTGTATCCTACACCTACATCCTCATCACCGTCCTGAGGATGCACTCCACCAAGGGGCGCcacaaagccttctccacctgcacGTCCCACCTCACAGCAGTCACTCTGTTCTATGGGACCATCACGTTCATTTACGTGATGCCCAAGTCCAGCTACTCAACTGACCAGAACAAGGTGGTGTCTGTGTTCTACATGGTGGTGATCCCCATGTTGAACCCCCTCATCTACAGCCTCAGGAACAATGAGATTAAGGGGGCTCTGAAGAGAGAGCTTTGTTAA